AATGCACAAGACCATAAAAAAGGTGAGTGAAGACTTTGAGAACATGAAGTTCAACACTGGGATAGCAGCTCTTATGGGACTTATAAACGAGATAAACAGCGTTGGAAAGATAAACAAGGCTGAATACAGAACTTTCCTTTCACTTCTCAATCCGGCGGCGCCTCATATAACAGAGGAGCTTTGGGAGCTAGCTGGCTTTGAAAACATGCTGAACGAGTCGCCTTGGCCTCTGTGGGACGAGGAAAAGACGGTGGATGACGTGATAGAGATAGCTGTACAGGTAAACGGAAAGGTGAAGGGGATCATAAGCATTTCAAAAGATGCCTCGGCAGAAGAGGCACATGAGAAGGCTTTTGATGACGAAAAGATATCTGGAGCCATAGGTGACAAGAGTGTAGTTAAAGAGATATATGTACCTGGAAAGATATACAATATAGTTGTGAAGTAGGATATATAGGCTGCCGAGATTTCGGCAGTCTGTTTTTATAGCTGGAGGTGGATATTGTGGCAAAGACTCAGATAAAGAGGGGAAAGCAGAAGTGGAGAAACAAGCCGGGAGAACTGGTCTACACTGGGGACATATCGAGCGAAGAGGTCCAAGTGGACGTACTGCTGTACAGCCCAGAGACAGACGAGATATCATTTAAAAAAAAGATAGAGGAGTTCAAGGACTACAGCGGCTACAGGTTTATAGACGTGAAAGGACTCAACAACAAAGATGAGATGCAGAGGATAGGAGCTATACTAGGCCTAGACGATCTGCTTTTAGAGGACATAATGCATATGGGCGAAAGGCCAAGGCTGGAGCTCCAGAAGGACTACCTTTTCCTCATAATGAAAAACCTCTACTTAGACAAGGAGAATATAAGGATAGTGCAGGAGCAGCTCTCCTTTGTCGTAAAAGACAGAACTATAGTTATATTTAGAGACTCTGACTCCGAAGTTATAAACTATGCAAAGGAAAAGCTGAAAAACTCAAAGCACAGCTTGAGGCGCTTCGGCACTGACTATGCGCTCTACTACATAATGGACTTGTTAGTTGACAACTACTTTCTGATAGTCAGCGACGTAGAGGAGCAGATAGAGCAGATAGAGGAGGCCATAATAAGCGGAGAAGAGAGCATGAACTTGGAAGAGGTGTACAGGATAAGAAAAGAGCTGCTGCTTTTAAGGGCGTCTATATGGCCGCTAGAAGACGTAATCCACGGAATGATAAGAGAGGAAGGGCTTATAGAGAACAGCACAAAGGAGTACTTGAGAGATTTAAAGGGGAATATTTCCCAAATAATGGACTACACTTCTATATACAGGGAGTCTATACTGGGGCTGTTTGACATATACCTCTCGAATACCAGCAACAAGATGAACAGCATAATGCAGACGCTCACCGTCATATCCATAATGTTCATACCCTCCACATTCCTAGCTGGAGTATATGGGATGAACTTCAAAGAGTTCCCCGAGCTTGGAATAAAGCATGCATATCCAGTGTTTTGGATAATAAATATAGCGCTTATGATCTTCATGTACAGGTACTTTAAAAACAAGAGATGGCTTTAGTCTTCATTGACTATAAAACGTCGTAAAAAAAATAGCTCTCCAGAAGGTACTCTGAATTGTATTTTTTTGAAAGCTTAAAAAGGAATTTCTTAAACTTAGAAGGATCAAGACTGCCCGCTTCAAGCGATTCGATATTGCTCTTGAAAGTGTCCCGCTCTTTTTCGCTACAGATATCTTTGAAATAGCCCCAGACATGAGAGAATGCGTTCACCATGCTTCCGAGCACAGGCTCTTCGCGCAGTGCGGAGTCTATTTCCCTGTACATGGTCAGAGCAGAAACACTGCACTCCCTGAACATGGCGCGAATAGATAAATAGCGATTATGCGAGTGATAGAGCACAAGGTATTTGTAACGCGCCCACTCGGACTGAAGCATATGAATATCTAGACTAGATACACAGTTTGAACACTTAATAGCAGAGATGTTCTTGTCCTTGACTTCAAGCATTATATCTGGCACAGGCTCTCTTAAAGAGCTATAGAAGTCCAGAAACTCCGAGACTTCTATTGACTGAGAGTGGGAACCTGACTTTCCACCAACTTTCTGTTGAGAATAGTGCATCTTCTGCGGGCCGTCTTCGCTCTTCCAGGTAAGACCGGCTTCATATATCCACTCATCCTCTGATCTATCTTCTTCAGGAGGATTGAGTCTGTGATGGAGATTGTCGAAGACCACCGGTATTCCAAGCTCCTTGCCGATAGAGAGCACATCCGATATACTGTAAGATCTCTCGTCGTTTTCTATTATGAGCCTGGACTTAACATTTGAACTCAGGGAAGCGTAGGACGACTTAAAGCGCTCTATGGCCGAAGCCTTGTCGCCGTAGACGCCGCCTATGTGGAGCACCATCTTATGGGTGCTGTTTAGTCCCAAAGAGTCAAGGAATTCACAGTGGTAGTTTAAATCCAGAACAGACTTGGATACAACTTCCGGGCTGTTTGAGTTTATGACTGTATACTGGCCGGGGTGCATAGAGACTCTTATTCCACTTGAGATTATGAGTTCTCCCAAGCTTTTGAGCTCTGCACTGAATATATCTCTCCAGTTGAAATCCACTTCGGGGTGAGAAGCTAGCGGAATTATATCTGAGCTTATCCTAAAGAGCTTTATACTATTTGAAGCGTTGTATATAAGCATTTTCGAAAGTACTTCAAGGTTATGATTTGTTATTTCGATAAGATTTTTCTCATCTGAATTTGAAAGCCTGCAAGACTTGAGTTTGAATCCCGAGACACCGTATACAAGGCAGGCATATCCGATGCTCAATTAAGCTCTCCCACTCTTGTTGCCAGACTGGATCTGCTTTCTTTTTTCGCGGATCAAATGCCCTATTAATATGAGGACTGAAATTACAATCAAGTAGATAACCATTCTTCCTGGACTTGGGAGAGCTTCGTCTAGCAGGAATTTCATGATAAATACCACTGCTGTAACAGACAGCAGGAGAGTCTTGATGTAGTTTAGTAAAAACGGTTTATTTATCTTCATAATTTTTGCAGTAAAACTGCATTACACCTCGCTTTTTTATATATGTGGACTAAATTTAATAGGAAAAAAGCACAAAAGTCAAATTAGGAAAACGTTAATATACTTAGAATATAGAACTTTGACGGAAATTAGAAGAGAAAAATAAAACATAGGCTTTAAAACAGATGAATATTAAATTTTCAAAGTAGAGACTTTGATAGTATAATCGACTTAACAACTAAACAGTTCCTGAGATGTTTGGAAGCTTTTATAATTCAACCGACATATGTAATATGGGAATCTGAAGTCTACACTCAGATGACACGCCCTCCGGGGAAGTCAAAAGTGTGTGGCAAGATACCCACCTGCGAGAACTGCGGGTGTGAATTAGAGGAGTGACCGGCATGTCGGGAAATAAAAATACCTTAGTCAAAGACTAAGGTATTTTTATTTGCTTATTTTCAAACTACAGGGGTATAAAATCTCCAATAAGATAAAAGGAGTGATTGTCATGCCAAGAGTTTTTCCACACAACAAAAATGCACTTAAGAGTAAAATAAACGCCAGAAAAAGAGAGGCTGAACTTACAGAAGAGGAAAAGAAGAATATGGCCAGCTGTCGTGGAGACAAGCAAGCGCATCCTTGCAAGAACCCAGTGTACCTATGCACAGAGTGCGGAAACTACGGTTGTAATCAAAGCGATTTAGACATCTGCACAGAGCAGGGATTTAAAAATGACAAGTGCCTGAACTGTAGAGTAGTTGGGAAGATAGTGCTTGTAATGCAGGACGAATACGATGAAATAGTGGAAGAGTGGGAAAAAGAAGTGCCCGAAGTGAAGTAGGAAGTGAAAAAAACTGCAGCGTCTTAAATGCGCTGCAGTTTTTTAAAGTCAAAGTTTCCGTCTTTAAAGACAGATATATACTTGTAGTCTAGACTCTTGAGAGCGCTCAGAACCGAATTGTACTCTGAAGCTATATCATCTGGATGGTGCGAATCAGAGCCGAATACAAGTATCTCTCCGCCAAGCGACTTGTAAAGCTTTAAGATGTCTA
This is a stretch of genomic DNA from Andreesenia angusta. It encodes these proteins:
- the corA gene encoding magnesium/cobalt transporter CorA, with amino-acid sequence MAKTQIKRGKQKWRNKPGELVYTGDISSEEVQVDVLLYSPETDEISFKKKIEEFKDYSGYRFIDVKGLNNKDEMQRIGAILGLDDLLLEDIMHMGERPRLELQKDYLFLIMKNLYLDKENIRIVQEQLSFVVKDRTIVIFRDSDSEVINYAKEKLKNSKHSLRRFGTDYALYYIMDLLVDNYFLIVSDVEEQIEQIEEAIISGEESMNLEEVYRIRKELLLLRASIWPLEDVIHGMIREEGLIENSTKEYLRDLKGNISQIMDYTSIYRESILGLFDIYLSNTSNKMNSIMQTLTVISIMFIPSTFLAGVYGMNFKEFPELGIKHAYPVFWIINIALMIFMYRYFKNKRWL
- the uvsE gene encoding UV DNA damage repair endonuclease UvsE, producing MSIGYACLVYGVSGFKLKSCRLSNSDEKNLIEITNHNLEVLSKMLIYNASNSIKLFRISSDIIPLASHPEVDFNWRDIFSAELKSLGELIISSGIRVSMHPGQYTVINSNSPEVVSKSVLDLNYHCEFLDSLGLNSTHKMVLHIGGVYGDKASAIERFKSSYASLSSNVKSRLIIENDERSYSISDVLSIGKELGIPVVFDNLHHRLNPPEEDRSEDEWIYEAGLTWKSEDGPQKMHYSQQKVGGKSGSHSQSIEVSEFLDFYSSLREPVPDIMLEVKDKNISAIKCSNCVSSLDIHMLQSEWARYKYLVLYHSHNRYLSIRAMFRECSVSALTMYREIDSALREEPVLGSMVNAFSHVWGYFKDICSEKERDTFKSNIESLEAGSLDPSKFKKFLFKLSKKYNSEYLLESYFFYDVL